A stretch of Lolium rigidum isolate FL_2022 unplaced genomic scaffold, APGP_CSIRO_Lrig_0.1 contig_19763_1, whole genome shotgun sequence DNA encodes these proteins:
- the LOC124680541 gene encoding uncharacterized protein LOC124680541: MDHEASTSHDLLERMLLDESAEPTSLPLSLLQYITNRFSPDHQIGRGGFAVVYKGVVGKGMVAVKKLLNTFDIHENKFHEEVKCLIKAKHKNIVRFLGYCADTQGKMENYEGMLVMADQRNWLLCFEYVPNGNLDKHITDASCGLEWNERYRIINGICEGLLFLHEKRILHLDLKPANILMDNQMVPKIADFGLSRCLGEDQTRAITKNLCGTLGYMDPEYLKSGKITFASDIYSLGVIIMEILTGLKGYLKAENVVESWMNRLQASEGDMRLVQVRVCTRIGIECMDLDPNKRPVARDIIGRLNEMTSDTVYSIYETSISSSSVELQVSLPREQSGEKIKKIATESLEKVDVKEHPEISEDFVEPVGKLQLQESQQKLGQISLSGAQDTEKKVNRPGESISRSISSVFFKLRNLDIFKRKERMTVHRNYNHVSDNVKIFRMKELEPIIRDSNLIGKGDFTEVYKGVLADALVVVKKPISSYGINNCVFEREVGILSQMVHKNIVRFIGCCLEMDSPILVHEFISRGSLDDILHRVDNEPLNIDVRLTIVAESAQGLAYMHSGAGFTVIHGNVKPANILLCENFVPKISGFFISRFVQRNDEFTAHMFGNLIYTDPVYIQTYLLTKKSDVYSFGVVILEVISRKKASIHSDYKSLVRSFLEVHEKGKKPTELFDKEVAVTTEDLEILDSLAEIAVECLNLNVDQRPKMADVAERLLTLQRYHRSQIVQMDSETSTSYDVLERMLLDESAEPTSLPLSLLQYVTNHFSLDNQIGSGGFAVVYKGMVGKGMVAVKKLSNTFGLHENKFHEEVKCLINAKHKNIVRFLGYCAETQGKMQKFEGKLVMADQRNWLLCFEYVCKGSLDKHITDATCGLNWRERYQIIKGITEGLLFLHEMRILHLDLKPANILLNGQMVPKIADFGLSRCLGEDQTRAITENLSGTLGYMDPEYLRSRQIAFASDIYSLGVIIMEILTGAKRYLDDDYVVESWMNRLDASEGRMQLEQVRACSKIGIECMNLDPKKRPVARHILDRLDKTTSADYSEETCVGSSSFESHIILPREQFGERIGKLGAENLQKADVKEHSILEDVAERIEWLHMQECQLKVGQLPLWGVQDMKEKVNRHGANNSSSICTGFSEKNIFNIFNMKTRSNFDRNDRRKSHFINIFRKEELLPIVRSSNQIGKGNSSEVYKGFVGNALVAVKTPISGNMLVSNLLENEVIIQSQIVHKNIAWLIGCCLETESPMLVYEFLSRGSLHDILHSGSKVPLNLDLRLNIIQDSAHGLAYLHSQAHAKIVHSNIKPANILLDENFVPKISGFSMSSLITRDNEHTVYVNGDMNYMDPVYMQTGLLTEKSDVYSFGIVILEIISRKEARHSDNNSLVKCFVEVHEKGKKATELFDKEMALTGNLEILDYLAEIAVECLNLDVDQRPSMTDVAERLVILNRSRRLHAQHISGDYSDETDISSLFAEQNEEGQLWGVQDRDHPGVNISSSISSRLNKLNSLDIFNRKARTNFDTTSRRILEKSHFIKIFKKKEVMSMLKTNNLIGKDGFFEVYKGVVGTTVVAVKKPINGSMVENEQFENLVIIQSQVIHKNIHRLIGCCLEMDIPMLVYEFLSKGSLDDILHSSSKVPLSLDMLLAIVAESAHGLAYLHSQAHCKFLHGDVKPENILLDENFMPKISASLSKLIASDNEHSHCIIGDMSYMDPIYLQTGRLTQKSDVYSFGIVILEVISRKKARHSEDNNLVKSFLEVHKEGKKATDLFDKKIAVKGNLEILDYLAEIAVQCLNLDVDQRPTMTYVAERLLTLQRYRRSQVAHQ; this comes from the exons ATGGACCATGAAGCCAGTACAAGCCACGATCTCCTGGAGAGGATGTTGCTTGATGAAAGCGCAGAGCCCACGAGCCTGCCGTTATCACTTCTGCAATACATAACAAATCGTTTCTCTCCCGATCACCAAATTGGCAGAGGTGGTTTTGCGGTGGTTTACAAG GGAGTGGTCGGAAAAGGCATGGTGGCCGTGAAGAAGCTCCTCAACACGTTTGATATTCACGAGAATAAATTCCATGAAGAGGTTAAATGTTTGATAAAGGCCAAGCACAAAAATATTGTACGTTTTTTGGGATATTGTGCTGACACGCAAGGAAAAATGGAAAACTACGAGGGGATGCTTGTCATGGCAGATCAACGGAACTGGTTGCTCTGTTTCGAGTATGTACCCAATGGGAATCTCGATAAGCACATTACCG ATGCATCTTGTGGACTTGAATGGAACGAGCGGTATCGAATAATCAATGGGATATGCGAGGGTTTGCTTTTTCTCCATGAGAAGCGAATTCTTCACTTAGACCTGAAGCCTGCTAATATATTGATGGATAATCAAATGGTACCCAAAATTGCTGACTTTGGTTTGTCAAGATGCCTCGGTGAAGACCAAACCCGTGCGATAACTAAAAACCTATGTGGAACACT GGGATATATGGATCCAGAGTACCTCAAATCAGGAAAAATCACATTCGCATCAGACATATATAGTCTTGGCGTTATTATCATGGAAATACTGACAGGACTGAAGGGATATCTCAAAGCTGAGAAC GTAGTTGAAAGTTGGATGAACCGATTGCAGGCATCAGAGGGAGACATGCGATTGGTACAAGTGAGAGTTTGCACTAGGATAGGGATAGAGTGCATGGACTTGGACCCAAATAAGAGACCAGTTGCACGGGATATAATCGGTAGGCTTAATGAAATGACAAGTGATACTGTCTATTCAATTTACGAAACCAGTATCAGCAGCTCATCAGTTGAGCTGCAAGTAAGTTTACCCAGGGAACAATctggagaaaaaataaaaaagattgCAACTGAGAGCCTCGAAAAGGTGGATGTCAAGGAACACCCTGAAATATCAGAGGATTTTGTAGAACCTGTTGGAAAGCTTCAGTTACAGGAAAGCCAACAGAAATTAGGCCAGATATCATTATCGGGAGCGCAAGATACAGAGAAAAAGGTTAATCGTCCTGGGGAAAGCATTTCTAGATCTATCTCTAGTGTGTTCTTCAAGTTGAGAAATCTGGACATCTTTAAAAGGAAAGAACGCATGACTGTGCATAGAAACTACAACCATGTATCAGATAATGTAAAGATCTTCAGAATGAAGGAGCTTGAGCCAATAATAAGGGATAGCAATTTAATTGGAAAAGGTGACTTCACTGAAGTTTACAAGGGCGTATTAGCTGATGCACTGGTCGTGGTAAAGAAACCGATTTCTAGTTATGGGATAAATAATTGTGTGTTCGAAAGGGAAGTCGGCATCCTGTCTCAAATGGTCCACAAGAACATCGTTAGGTTCATAGGTTGTTGCCTAGAAATGGATAGTCCCATACTGGTGCACGAGTTCATCTCAAGAGGAAGCCTTGATGACATTCTTCACAGAGTTGACAACGAGCCTCTCAACATAGATGTACGTCTGACTATAGTTGCAGAATCAGCACAGGGTCTAGCTTATATGCATTCCGGAGCTGGTTTCACCGTTATCCATGGTAATGTTAAACCGGCAAATATACTCTTGTGCGAGAACTTCGTTCCAAAGATCTCAGGCTTTTTCATATCGAGGTTCGTTCAGAGAAATGATGaattcactgcacacatgttcggTAACTTGATTTATACAGATCCAGTGTACATTCAAACATACCTACTGACCAAAAAGAGTGATGTTTACAGCTTTGGAGTTGTGATCTTGGAGGTCATTAGCAGGAAGAAGGCTTCCATTCATTCTGATTACAAAAGCTTAGTGAGAAGTTTCCTTGAAGTTCACGAGAAAGGAAAGAAACCAACTGAACTGTTTGACAAGGAAGTTGCAGTGACAACAGAAGATTTGGAGATTCTCGACTCGCTGGCAGAGATTGCTGTGGAATGTCTTAACCTTAATGTGGATCAAAGACCCAAGATGGCAGACGTTGCAGAACGCCTTCTCACACTACAACGATATCATAGGTCGCAAATTGTTC AAATGGACAGTGAAACCAGTACAAGCTACGACGTCCTGGAGAGGATGCTGCTTGATGAAAGCGCAGAGCCCACTAGTCTGCCGTTATCACTTCTGCAATACGTAACAAATCATTTCTCTCTTGATAACCAAATTGGCAGCGGCGGGTTTGCAGTAGTTTATAAG GGAATGGTTGGAAAAGGTATGGTCGCCGTAAAGAAGCTGTCCAACACATTTGGTCTTCACGAGAATAAATTTCATGAAGAGGTTAAATGCCTGATAAATGCCAAGCACAAGAATATTGTAAGGTTTCTGGGCTATTGTGCTGAGACTCAAGGTAAAATGCAAAAGTTTGAGGGGAAGCTTGTCATGGCAGATCAGCGGAACTGGTTGCTCTGTTTTGAGTATGTATGCAAAGGGAGTCTCGATAAGCACATTACCG ATGCAACCTGTGGACTTAATTGGAGGGAACGCTATCAAATTATTAAGGGGATAACTGAGGGTTTGCTTTTTCTTCATGAGATGCGAATTCTTCACTTAGACCTTAAGCCAGCTAATATTTTACTTAACGGTCAGATGGTACCCAAAATTGCTGACTTTGGTCTCTCCAGATGCCTCGGTGAAGATCAAACCCGTGCGATTACTGAAAACCTAAGTGGAACTCT GGGATATATGGATCCAGAATACCTCAGATCAAGACAAATTGCATTTGCATCAGACATATATAGTCTTGGCGTCATAATCATGGAAATATTGACAGGAGCGAAGCGGTATCTCGATGACGATTAT GTAGTTGAAAGTTGGATGAATCGATTGGATGCATCAGAGGGGCGCATGCAATTGGAACAAGTAAGAGCATGCTCTAAGATTGGGATAGAGTGCATGAACTTGGATCCAAAGAAGAGACCAGTTGCAAGGCACATACTTGATAGGCTTGATAAAACGACAAGTGCTGACTATTCAGAAGAAACTTGCGTCGGCAGTTCATCATTTGAATCGCATATAATTTTACCCAGGGAACAATTTGGAGAAAGGATTGGAAAGCTTGGAGCTGAGAACCTCCAGAAGGCGGATGTCAAGGAACACTCAATATTGGAAGATGTGGCAGAACGCATTGAATGGCTTCATATGCAGGAATGCCAACTGAAAGTAGGCCAGTTACCATTATGGGGAGTGCAAGATATGAAGGAAAAGGTCAACCGTCATGGGGCAAACAATTCTAGCTCTATCTGTACTGGATTCTCTGAGAAGAACATTTTCAACATTTTCAACATGAAAACACGCAGCAATTTTGATAGGAATGACAGGCGGAAGTCACATTTTATAAATATCTTCAGAAAGGAGGAGCTCTTGCCAATAGTAAGGAGTAGCAATCAAATTGGAAAAGGCAACTCCAGTGAAGTTTATAAAGGCTTTGTAGGTAATGCACTGGTCGCAGTAAAGACACCGATCTCTGGTAATATGCTAGTGAGTAACCTGTTAGAAAACGAAGTCATCATCCAATCTCAGATCGTTCACAAGAATATTGCTTGGCTCATAGGTTGTTGCCTAGAAACGGAAAGCCCCATGCTAGTATACGAGTTTCTCTCGAGAGGAAGTCTTCATGACATTCTTCACAGCGGCAGCAAGGTGCCTCTGAACTTGGATTTGCGTCTAAATATCATTCAAGATTCAGCACATGGTTTAGCTTATTTGCACTCACAAGCTCATGCCAAAATTGTGCATAGTAATATTAAACCGGCAAATATACTCTTGGATGAAAACTTTGTTCCAAAGATCTCAGGCTTCAGCATGTCGAGTTTGATTACGAGAGACAACGAACACACTGTCTACGTCAACGGTGACATGAATTACATGGATCCAGTATACATGCAAACAGGCCTACTGACCGAAAAAAGTGATGTCTACAGTTTTGGAATTGTGATCTTGGAAATCATTAGCAGGAAGGAGGCCAGACATTCTGATAATAATAGCTTAGTGAAGTGttttgttgaagttcatgaaaaAGGGAAGAAAGCAACCGAGCTGTTTGACAAGGAAATGGCGCTAACAGGTAATTTGGAGATTCTTGACTATCTGGCAGAGATTGCTGTGGAATGTCTTAACCTTGATGTCGATCAGAGACCATCGATGACTGATGTTGCAGAGCGCCTTGTCATACTTAACCGATCTCGTAGGTTACATGCACAGCATATAAGCGGTGACTATTCAGATGAAACTGACATCAGCAGTTTATTTGCTGAGCAAAACGAAGAAGGTCAATTATGGGGAGTGCAAGATAGGGACCACCCTGGCGTAAACATTTCTAGTTCTATCTCTTCTCGGCTCAACAAGTTGAATAGTTTGGACATTTTCAACCGGAAGGCACGCACGAATTTTGATACAACAAGCAGACGTATATTAGAAAAGTCACATTTTATAAAGATATTCAAAAAGAAGGAGGTCATGTCAATGCTGAAGACTAACAATTTGATTGGAAAAGATGGATTCTTTGAAGTTTACAAAGGTGTTGTTGGTACTACAGTGGTGGCGGTAAAGAAACCGATCAATGGTAGTATGGTAGAGAATGAACAATTTGAAAATTTAGTCATCATCCAGTCTCAAGTCATTCACAAGAACATCCATAGGCTCATAGGTTGTTGCCTAGAAATGGATATCCCCATGTTGGTGTATGAGTTTCTCTCCAAAGGAAGCCTTGATGACATTCTTCACAGCAGCAGCAAGGTCCCTCTCAGCTTGGATATGCTTCTAGCTATTGTTGCAGAATCAGCACATGGTCTAGCTTATCTGCATTCACAAGCTCATTGCAAATTCCTGCATGGTGATGTTAAACCGGAAAATATTCTCTTGGATGAAAACTTTATGCCGAAGATCTCAGCGAGCTTATCGAAGTTGATTGCGAGTGATAACGAACATTCCCACTGCATCATCGGTGATATGTCTTATATGGATCCAATATACCTGCAAACAGGCAGACTGACACAAAAAAGTGATGTCTACAGTTTTGGAATTGTGATCTTGGAGGTCATTAGCAGGAAGAAGGCCAGACATTCTGAGGACAACAACTTAGTGAAGAGTTTCCTTGAAGTTCACAAAGAAGGGAAGAAAGCAACCGATCTGTTCGACAAGAAAATTGCAGTAAAAGGAAATTTGGAGATTCTTGACTACCTGGCCGAGATTGCGGTGCAATGCCTTAACCTTGATGTGGATCAAAGACCCACGATGACATATGTTGCAGAGCGCCTTCTGACACTGCAACGATATCGTAGGTCGCAAGTTGCTCACCAATGA
- the LOC124680545 gene encoding fructokinase-2-like — protein sequence MAPLGDGVAPAAAAAPGLVVSFGEMLIDFVPDVAGVSLAESAGFVKAPGGAPANVACAVSKLGGSSAFVGKFGDDEFGHMLVEILKQNGVNAEGCLFDQHARTALAFVTLKSNGEREFMFYRNPSADMLLTEAELNLDLIRRARIFHYGSISLITEPCRSAHVAATRAAKAAGLLCSYDPNVRLPLWPSAQAARDGIMSIWKEADFIKVSDDEVAFLTQGDANDEKNVLSLWFEGLKLLIVTDGEKGCRYFTKDFKGSVPGYAVNTVDTTGAGDAFVGSLLLNVAKDDSIFYNEAKLREVLQFSNACGAICTTQKGAIPALPTTAAALELISKGSN from the exons ATGGCGCCCCTCGGTGACGGAGTTGctcccgcggcggcggccgccccaGGCCTGGTCGTCTCCTTCGGCGAGATGCTCATCGACTTCGTGCCGGACGTGGCTGGCGTCTCCCTCGCCGAGTCCGCTGGTTTCGTCAAGGCCCCCGGCGGCGCGCCCGCCAACGTTGCATGCGCCGTCTCCAAGCTCGGCGGCTCCTCCGCGTTCGTCGGCAAG TTCGGCGACGACGAGTTCGGCCACATGCTGGTGGAGATCCTGAAGCAGAACGGGGTGAACGCGGAGGGGTGCCTGTTCGACCAGCACGCGCGCACCGCGCTGGCCTTCGTCACCCTCAAGTCCAACGGCGAGCGGGAGTTCATGTTCTACCGCAACCCGTCCGCCGACATGCTGCTCACGGAGGCGGAGCTCAACCTGGACCTGATCCGCCGCGCGCGCATCTTCCACTACGGCTCCATCTCGCTCATCACCGAGCCCTGCCGCTCGGCGCACGTGGCCGCCACGCGCGCCGCCAAGGCCGCCGGGCTCCTCTGCTCCTACGACCCCAACGTGCGCCTCCCGCTCTGGCCCTCGGCGCAGGCGGCCCGCGACGGCATCATGAGCATCTGGAAGGAGGCCGACTTCATCAAGGTCAGCGACGACGAGGTGGCCTTCCTCACCCAGGGCGACGCCAACGACGAGAAGAACGTGCTCTCGCTCTGGTTCGAGGGGCTCAAGCTGCTCATCGTCACCGACGGCGAGAAGGGGTGCAGGTACTTCACCAAGGACTTCAAGGGCTCCGTCCCGGGGTATGCTGTCAACACCGTCGACACGACCGGCGCCGGTGACGCCTTCGTCGGCTCGCTCCTCCTCAACGTCGCCAAGGACGACTCCATCTTCTACAACGAAGCGAAGCTGAGGGAGGTTCTGCAGTTCTCCAATGCTTGCGGCGCCATCTGCACCACCCAGAAGGGAGCCATCCCGGCGCTGCCCACCACCGCCGCTGCCCTGGAGCTCATCAGCAAGGGCAGCAACTAG